A window of Salvia splendens isolate huo1 chromosome 8, SspV2, whole genome shotgun sequence genomic DNA:
TAACATGCtgtcatttaaatttttttggtgATTTTCTATAATGTGAAAATGTGCCTTTTAAATACTCCCAATTCAAATTTtataggccatccgcaacgctgtctcttatccgtctcttaaccgtctcatctcttcactattcatagatcacactgtacttttcattacatctcttaactaagagacagcacctgcaaccctccatcttttAACCATCttatcccttaactattcattcaatttcattttttatttttatttccaacaaattcaattaataaaaacatacttcattaaataaaataaaattacaacttaaaattctaaaaaaaataaaaaaccacattaataaaattataaaaaaaatataaaatacataatttaaaatcttccgctcactctctctaaattcaaaatctcaaaactcaaagaagcagaagaaagagttgtctaATGGCGATCATGTGCGTCTATTGGTTGCCAAATTTaacccaaatgtgctccattagatcctcctggaattgggcgtgggcggtagaatcatgtgtccttgcccgaacagACAACCGATCTTGGATCCATgaattgattaaatttgggagaagaataatgtttttaGGTGAAGAATGGAGAGTGttgagagtgtttgagtgagaatagagagtttttttatggattaatttgtgggaatgatttgatatttatagaagtgattgggggcttaaaaaattcaaaaataaaataaaaatattgtaaaaaatggctataaacggctagtataattttgggatttttttaatttttcgaattttttctgaattaaaaaaacaataaaaaatacattttcaacggaaataaacgacgtccactcgcgggccggcgagtgggcgtcacggacgaaccgcagctcgccacgtcgccaacgcgcgtggcgagacagctcgccgaGTGTCTCTCCGTGACGAGTTACGGGACGGGATGAGGACGAGACGGagcccgcaacgctgtctcgttgccgtctcgtctctccgagacgagatagggACCACAACGAGACGCGTCGCGGATGCCCTAAATTCAACTGTCTATTTTTTGCTAATTTaatcacaatattaaaattataactcgtcaataaataaatataaataaaatttgacccaACTGCTTCAGATTCGGGTCATTGACCCGACCCGTTTATATTTGATTTCGAACtgcttataattaaaaaataacagcTTCTCGCTCAACTTTTCGAAAAATCGAAGGAAGAAACGAAGAAGAAAATTGGCGCGAATCGTTGGAATTGCAAAATGATCATTTCGAGAATCGGAACTTCGCTATCTCGCTCCTCTCGTTACAAAGTATGTGATTATCACCGTGTAAAAAGATTTCGATTCCGTGTTCTCATTGTTTCTTTATGAGTAGTTTCGCTTCTTTTCCCAGAATTTTAGTGCGATCTTGGGTGTTTTTGTTAGTCTGCAGAATGTGATTAAAGGAGCTAGTAAGAGAAGTTCCCTCGCTTGGAATAAAGAGAGTTTGGATTCAGATAGCTTGAATGGCTATCTCAATCATTTTGAGGGGAAATTAGAGTTTCTGAGAGGCTATTTGGCTGCGGCTCGAGCTAACAAAGGCTCGAATCTTAGGGCTTCTTTATCAGATTTTAAATACTTCTCTGGCAATCCCGGAATTAACAGATTTTTCTGTAGTAAAGCGCTAAAGAAGAAGAGTAAGGACTCAGTTTCTTGCGAATTGACTCTACTTTTTGTGACGTTGATAGCTTATAATCTTCATTCCTGCTTGTGCAGATTCCGAGAATTTTCATCCCAAAGACAAGAAGGAGATTCTGAAAAAGAGTGAGCAGAAATCGGAATCCAAATGTTTGTGTTGTGTCGCTTGTATTTTGTATGGGAAGAAATTTGGTGACTAGTTATTAATCATGCTGAGGGACAGAGATGCCCTAGCATCAAATATTCTTCAAGTAGTTCCCCAGTTAAAACACATTTTCTTGTGTCAAAGAAAATATTGTTGTTCACTCTATTTTTTTAACTCGGATGGTTTATCACGTTGGGAGTTGAGTTCATTTTGATCTTTATTGCTGATCTTATGGATGGTTATTAATGCAAATTGCTTCGGGTGTTGGGATGGAAGTTTTTGCTTGCACATTTTAACAGTTCGAATATTGTCTTTAATATTATAGACAAGTTTGTCAGTTTAGTATTCTGATTAACTTATTCTATCTTAGAGGAAGGGAAGAAATCCGAGGATGGTGGCAAAAGCAAAATGATATTTACCATGGATTTCCAAAGTATAATCGCTTCATTGCTTGCTATTGCGATGTTCTCTCCAGCAATGCCATCAAAGCCGAGGGGAAAGAAACAGGTATCCAATTAGCTTAATTTCTAGTTAGTGCATTATTATTTGTTGCTACGACATAGAGAATAGAATGACTTAATTAAACCTGATACTTAAGCTTCAAATATGTAATTCTTCATTGTTGAATGTTCTTGGCATAATAATAGAACTTTCTCTGATTTCTTCATTCACATGTAACTGTAAAAAATTCAAGTTAAGTGCTATAGGAATAACGAGTCTGTTCTCTATGTTTTGCCTTAGATCTCAATTATTGAGGATAAATGTAATTGGTTAACTTTTGAATTTTGAGTATATGATCAATCAAAGTCATATATCATTTTTCAACATCCAGCAATTTGATAATCTCTAAGTCAGATAATAAAAAGATGAGATATTGGTTAACTTTTGAATTTTGAGTATATGATCAATCGCCTTTTCATTTTTCGTTAAGCTTTGCCTAGCACTAGATTTTATTACTACAAATTTTATCAGGTCGTGCTGTCAATTCTAGGTGAAACACAAATTGCTTTAAAGAGGAAATATTCTAACAAAAGGTGCATCTCTATTAATcataaacataaacaaacaTGCCCAAAAGTCTTGACTATCCATCTGTGAATACCAAGCAGCTGAAGGTCATATGAGTTAGTATTTACTATCCGTCtgtgatttttcttttaaaGTTTCTTGTACCCTGACCTGGCTTGCCTTTCGGTTGTTAACTGAAAAATATTTCGATCTTACTTGTGTTGTAATTTTGTTCCTCATACCAGTCTTTTTTGCAGTTACTCATGCCAGATTAGGTGGCTTACTTTAGGGGTTGCATGATGTGAATTCCTTTTGGTTCGTTTCTGTGCGATGTCATCATTATCTTAACTTGTCATTCATTGCATTATTAACTTGCAGATTAGTTTTCAAGAGTTCAAAGTTAATCTTCTGGAACCAGGTTTAGTCGACCATATTGTTATTTCAAATAAATCTGTTGTCAAAGTTTATGTAAGAAGCTCGCCGCAAAATCATTCTAGCAGAGCTGATTCACCTGAAGGAACTGAATTTTATACTCCAGTTAGCGACACACAGCCAAAAGCAATAATCCCAAGTCAATATAAATACTACTTCAACATTGGAAGTGCTGAAACATTTGAAGAAAAATTGGAGGAAGCCCAAGAAGCATTGGGCATAGACCCACATGATTATGTACCTGTTACATATGTTTCTGAAGTGGTCTGGCGCCAGGAGCTGATGAAGTTTGCTTCCAATCTTTTGTTATTGGGAGCATTTCTCTATGAAATTCGAAAAATGCAATCTGGACCCCGAGTAGGTGGTGGCAATAGAAATAGTGGTCGGGAAATGTTTGACTCTAGGAAACTGTTTGACACTGGGAAAACTCACTTTAAATGGAGACAAAAAGGTTTTCTCTTAAGTTTTCTTGAAAAGATCATCATTACCTTCTTGGTTTTTCATTTGCTATCACATTGTCCTTATTAGCAGCCAGTCTGTGATGCTAAACATTATGGTTATGACCTCTTTTCTGTATTCCAGATTTTCTTCAAAGATGTTGCTGGTTGTGACGAAGCAAAACAAGAGATTATGGAGTTTGTTCACTTCCTGAAGTACCCGAAGAAGTACAAGGAACTGGGGGCCAAAATCCCAAGGGGGGAGCTCTGTTGGTTGGACCTCCCGGGACTGGTAAAACGCTCCTAGCAAAAGCTACAGCGGGTGAATCTGGGGTGCCTTTTCTGTCCATATCTGGTTCTGATTTCATGGAGGTGTTTACGGGAGTTGGGCCATCCAGGGTTAGAAGTTTGTTCCAAGAGGCAAGGAAATGCGCACCTAGTATCATATTCATAGATGAGATTGATGCAATTGGTCAGGCAAGGGGACGTGGAGGGATGTATAATTCCGGTGATGTATGGCTTTAGCGACAAAGTTGGGCTTCTCTCTTTCCCCAAGAGGGATGGCGAATATGCGATGAGCAAACCCTATAGCGGCGAAACAGGCAATTTAATAGACGCTGAAGTTCGTAAATTGGTTAGGACAGCGTACCAACGGACAGTTCAGTTGATTGAGGAACACAAGGAACAAGTGGCTGAGATTGCTGAGTTGTTGCTGTGTTCCGGGGGGGGACCCTTCAAACCTGCTGAGAGGACAAATTACAAAAGATACATGCACGGATTTGTAGACGAGGACGAGAAGGAGCAGAGAGTGGGGATAATACATCACAGAATGATGGCGCTGCGCCTCTTGCTGCCCTGACGTAGCATTTGGCTGTATGTTGTATGATGCTTGATGATGACCAATTGATACTAAACAACTCAAGTGTTTAGATTTTCTCTTGTTTCTAAAGTAGGAAACGCCACTTTCCACGACATGAATGTATATTCAAATTTTGGATCTTTGCCAGATTGGATTGATATTTTGGGAACGAGTGTTTTTCATGTCAAGAAGTGTAGTATTTTTGCATCATTTCTACGACTTGCAAGTATAGTTTTTCTCTTGCACATAAATCCCAAAAATGGGTACTACAAGATATTTTACAAGATTTGTGGATTGATACAAATTAGTCCAAAAATTTCCacaaatttaaagaaagcaaAAATAGGTTAGATATTTAACaggttttctttttttgttctagaccTCAGATATCATTCCTCgagtgtactggactttttttttattccgcctttgggagagacgcatgaccctcatgcgtctccttttaatgaaacgcatgacggagatgcgtcttttatagagacgcatgaggtgcgtcgttaaatttttattttttttttctttattttttttagagaCGCATAAGTGTCATGCGTCACAGGCAAtgacgcataagcgtcatgcgtctttcatttttttatttattttattttatttatttttaaagaaaaaaaaataaaaatttaacgacgcatgtccctcatgcgtctctataaaaggcgcatctccgtcatgcgtttcattaaaaggagacgcatgagggtcatgcgtctctcccaaagacggaattaaaaaaaaatctagtacAAACCcggaatctaagttctattctagaacaaaaaaagaaaaaacccgaTATTTAACATGCACCTACATTTCGAAAATCACGTACACAAAATGAAACAGATAATCGAAGATTAAAATGTAGGTACATTTCGTCGTAGAAATGTAAAAAGATGAAGATATCAGTAACATAGTATATCCGACTGAGTacacaaaaatgaaattatacaGCGATCCTTCAAAGTTATAAACTCTCCCTTCTGTACATTGCCGCCATCGAAACATGTCTCACTATTTTCCATTCCTTAAAAGAAAGAGACCAAATACAATGCGAATATTCATGTTCTCTACTGAAACCGGAGCCTGAGAGATCTAATGGCTTAAGTGTCTCTCCTATGAATCAAAAGTCGAATTCTCCTGTTGCCTGGTGAAAAGCCCAATGCCCAAACCATTACAGATAAAACACACACGTGAGTAATGAACATAGAAGAGGAACATACAAAGGAATCATAACCTTGTTAAACAGAATGTCTTTGTTATTTACGCGCATAATGCCATTCTTCAGTGTGCACTTCCACCTGCTCTTGGTTCTTGTCACCTGTATATTATACAAGTATATCATTGGGAATATCGAGAGGATACAGCTAACAGAATGAGATAACTATCATTGGAAAAAAACCAGAGTATACAATAAGATTTCGCAGGTTCAGTTCAGTACCTTGTCAAACTGAGCTAGAACCAGATCATTAGTAGTGTTTAGATCCTCCCCCTGTTCCAGGTCGTCcagctcatcatcatcatcttcatttAACGGttcatcgtcatcatcatcatctacaGGTTCCTTTGGAACGAGAGGAGTTGCTGCTTGCATCTCTAGAAATGCAGATGGTTTCACATTAACAACGGTGATCAACAGTTCTGGCATACGGAGGCACTCAATTTAGGCAACAACTTACCATTGGGCATAGGCGTGTTCACTATGTTGTAGTCTTCATTGATAACTCCTTGATAATTGTACATCTTTTAAGAACCAAACAAGGAACCAAATTCGTTTAGAGAGAGatgcattatatatatatatatatatatatatatagaaagagagagagagagagagtctcataatcaattaatgaaatatgtaAATGATATACTAAGTGATACTACAAAGGGAATCAATAATATCAGCCATATTTAACCCATAAATTTACAGGAGTAATTACGAAAAAGTCAATCTGAAAACTAAAGGTTCGTCATTGTGTTAAGTAATCCTATTTTTTTAACATAAAGTTAAGTCATGCAAACTTCAGTTCTCTATCAGGCCATCGTAATAATCAACTCTCAGACAACTACAAGAGATATCCTTGACATATTAGTATGTTCTATCTATTGGATAAATTAAGTGTGCTACGTTAGTAACGGAAATAGTTTGAGAAAAGATTGAAACCTCCATTTACATCTAACACATTGGTGGCATAGTctaaaaaaatgttaataaagaaaaatacaAGTTCTCACAGCGTCCAGCAACTGGTTCTGGAACCGAAGAGGCCCAAAAATCAGTTAAATGAAGTCCTTACAAGTTACTACAGAAGCCAAACCCCCCATCCCAAGGCCGCACTCAGAATTGCATAGGAGCAAAACAAAGGATGACTACACACAGGTGGCTATCAAGTTCAAATACTACAACCAATATGACTCTCACAGAGGTAAGCTCACATTGGGAGTAGAAAGTGCATCATCATATGGATCTGGTATGGGTCCGTCCGACTGAGGAATCCTACAAGGCAGTGATCCTTCTTGAACAGGTATTTGTGCAATGCTCCCTGGACCCACCTGCCAAAAGTATGGAGTTACAATTAGAAATAGAAGAAAGCAAATGTTTTACAAGTTTGAAATGCTTAACAGTTCACTGAAGTCATTAGCAGAGTGAAGGCAGGTGATTCATCACAGACCAAAGTCATATCCCTAATCATCCATGGTAATAATGGCTATCAATTGTTGCAAGCCATGCTGCATGTTCTTCTACAAGATAACCATATTAACATGTGAAAGTGTATTCTGTCCGAAAGGGGAGAAGTTAGCCTATTGTGTGGTAAAGTTAGTTATGCATTTCGGAAATTCGTCTTCCCAGTTACACGTTTCAAATGTGTATTAAGGTTACGCATTCTCAAAGAGCGTTTCCCTTGAATACGCATTTCAAGGATGTGTGATTACCTTTTTTGTAAGTAAAAAAAGGCTCCATATCCGGAACCTCGAATCTATTCTCCccccaaacaaagaaaaaggcATCTAGACATAAGGTCTACTGTAGAAACTCCCCATGAGTATAAAAGAAACACATCATCCATGTGATGAATCATGCACCCACAGTTATAAATAAGATGAACTAGACAGCCACGTAATCCAGAAAGGTCTGTGTTAACAATTTTTTTACTTCTCAAATAATGATTTGAAAGTATAAGACCAGTATAGGGGTTTATCAACGAACTGTGAATTATATCAAACCAACTGCCAGGAGGCTTAGTTCAACTTAATCTCTGTGACAACTTAGTGGCAACATAATTGTTGCTAGTCTGTGGCTTAGAATCAAAACTTCACCTTCAACACCTCAGGTGAAACATCTCCAGCTCCATCCTGCTGGGGGATGTATCCACCAGAATGATACTGTGGAGGAACGTCCTCACGTTTTCGTTTTCCAGAAGGCATCAAGAAAAAATCCTGCATTGTGTTCTTCAGCATTATATCCTTTAAGAGTGAAATGAAACAATTTGCAACATTGTTTTTACATAAACAGATTAATAGTGATGGTGTGCATAGATTAAAAGAGCATCCTTAACGAGCCTTGCTCCCAGTCAAAATCGTTCAAACAGAAAACCAGAAAGAGACTGAATTTGATAGTTTGCAGATCAACATTGCTGCAAGATTCAGTATAGTAATAGTTGGATAAGAATAAGACTATCAAGGGATGATAGCATCACCTACCAACGCATTTATATATTGTCCTGAAAAA
This region includes:
- the LOC121743356 gene encoding transcription initiation factor IIA large subunit-like isoform X2 → MAGTGTSTSNIYIHVIEDVINKVRDEFINDGGPGDDVLAELQGIWEFKMIHAGAIWGPIDRSAKQKAAGGPVTPNPVHDLNVPYEGTEEYETPTADMLFPPTPLQTPMQTPLPGTAQTPLPGTAPTPLPGNDSSPYFSIPTGGTPITPNEYSSNNDNGGEGQMRAGAGRPSPYMDFFLMPSGKRKREDVPPQYHSGGYIPQQDGAGDVSPEVLKVGPGSIAQIPVQEGSLPCRIPQSDGPIPDPYDDALSTPNMYNYQGVINEDYNIVNTPMPNEMQAATPLVPKEPVDDDDDDEPLNEDDDDELDDLEQGEDLNTTNDLVLAQFDKVTRTKSRWKCTLKNGIMRVNNKDILFNKATGEFDF